A genomic stretch from Rhodobacterales bacterium HKCCA1288 includes:
- the lon gene encoding endopeptidase La, with amino-acid sequence MMPEIHETYPVLPLRDIVVFPHMIVPLFVGREKSVRALEEVMQDDRQILLSSQIDPAIDDPEPEGIYSVGVLASVLQLLKLPDGTVKVLVEGKSRVKIKKFTKTDEFFEAEAAPLEEKLGDEAATTALLRSVADEFERYAKIKKNIPEDALTSVSETQAPQKLADLVAGHLGVDVAQKQDLLETIDVSERLEKVYGLMQGEMSVLQVEKKIKTRVKSQMERTQREYYLNEQMKAIQRELGDGEDGANEVAELEEKIAATKLSKEARDKADAELKKLKNMSPMSAEATVVRNYLDWIVSLPWGVKSRVKKNLTRAEEVLDADHYGLEKVKERIVEYLAVQARSAKVKGPILCLVGPPGVGKTSLGKSVAKATGREFIRISLGGVRDESEIRGHRRTYIGSMPGKIIQAMKKAKTTNPLILLDEIDKMGQDFRGDPASAMLEVLDPEQNATFVDHYLEVEYDLSNVMFLTTANSYNMPAPLLDRMEIISLSGYTEDEKLEIATRHLLPKQVKNHNLKAREFAVEPEALTDVIRYYTREAGVRNLEREVAKLARKALTAILKGGEKSVTVTRERLEEMLGVRRYRFGLAESDDQIGVVTGLAWTSVGGDLLSIEALRLPGKGRMKTTGKLGDVMKESIDAASSYVRSIAPKIGVQPPKLDGWDIHVHVPEGATPKDGPSAGIAMVTSIVSVLTQTPVRRDIAMTGEVTLRGNVLAIGGLKEKLLAALRGGIKTVLIPQENEKDLPEIPDNVKEGLEIIPVSHVSEVLAKALTRQPEPIDWDEEAEAAAAAQRALEAAKDSSATTH; translated from the coding sequence ATGATGCCAGAAATTCACGAAACCTATCCAGTTCTGCCGCTGCGCGACATTGTCGTGTTTCCCCATATGATTGTGCCGCTCTTTGTGGGGCGCGAAAAATCGGTGCGTGCGCTGGAAGAGGTGATGCAGGATGATCGCCAGATCCTGCTGTCCAGTCAAATTGACCCCGCCATTGATGACCCTGAACCAGAAGGAATTTATTCGGTGGGTGTCTTGGCCTCGGTTCTGCAATTGCTGAAATTGCCCGATGGCACAGTCAAAGTATTGGTCGAAGGAAAATCCCGCGTCAAAATCAAGAAATTCACCAAAACGGACGAGTTTTTTGAGGCAGAGGCCGCGCCGCTTGAAGAAAAATTGGGTGATGAGGCGGCAACAACGGCCTTGTTGCGGTCGGTCGCAGACGAGTTTGAGCGCTATGCCAAGATCAAGAAAAACATCCCAGAGGATGCGCTGACCTCGGTTTCTGAAACCCAAGCGCCACAAAAACTGGCCGATCTGGTCGCGGGGCATCTCGGTGTTGATGTCGCGCAAAAGCAAGATTTGCTTGAAACGATTGACGTCTCCGAGCGCCTTGAAAAGGTCTATGGCCTGATGCAGGGCGAAATGTCCGTGCTGCAGGTTGAGAAAAAGATCAAAACCCGCGTGAAGTCACAGATGGAGCGCACGCAGCGCGAATATTATCTGAACGAACAGATGAAGGCCATTCAGCGCGAGTTGGGGGATGGCGAAGACGGCGCCAATGAGGTGGCCGAACTAGAAGAAAAAATCGCCGCCACCAAACTGTCAAAAGAGGCGCGCGACAAGGCCGATGCAGAGCTGAAAAAGCTAAAAAATATGTCGCCCATGTCCGCTGAGGCGACTGTGGTGCGCAATTATCTCGATTGGATCGTCTCGCTGCCTTGGGGCGTGAAAAGCCGTGTGAAAAAGAACCTCACCCGCGCCGAAGAGGTTTTGGATGCGGATCATTACGGGCTTGAGAAGGTCAAAGAGCGCATTGTCGAATATCTCGCGGTGCAGGCACGTTCGGCCAAGGTGAAGGGGCCTATCCTTTGTCTTGTGGGCCCTCCGGGTGTTGGGAAAACCTCGCTTGGGAAATCGGTGGCGAAGGCCACGGGGCGCGAGTTTATTCGCATCAGTCTGGGCGGTGTGCGGGACGAGTCCGAAATTAGGGGCCATCGCCGCACCTATATCGGGTCGATGCCTGGCAAGATCATTCAGGCGATGAAAAAGGCGAAAACCACCAATCCGCTGATCCTGCTCGATGAGATCGACAAGATGGGGCAAGATTTCCGTGGGGATCCTGCCAGTGCGATGTTGGAGGTTCTCGACCCTGAACAAAACGCCACATTTGTGGATCACTATTTGGAGGTTGAATATGATCTCTCGAACGTGATGTTCCTGACCACGGCGAACAGCTATAACATGCCTGCGCCGCTGTTGGATCGCATGGAGATCATTTCGCTTTCGGGCTACACCGAAGATGAAAAACTGGAAATTGCGACACGGCATCTGCTGCCAAAGCAGGTGAAAAACCACAATCTCAAGGCGCGGGAATTCGCGGTCGAGCCTGAGGCGCTGACCGATGTGATCCGCTATTATACCCGCGAGGCGGGCGTGCGGAACCTAGAGCGCGAAGTTGCGAAACTTGCCCGCAAGGCCTTGACCGCGATCCTCAAGGGCGGCGAGAAATCGGTGACAGTGACCCGTGAGCGACTTGAAGAGATGCTTGGAGTGCGCCGCTATCGCTTTGGTCTGGCGGAATCGGATGATCAAATCGGTGTTGTCACAGGGCTGGCTTGGACAAGTGTGGGCGGTGATCTGCTGTCGATTGAGGCGCTGCGTCTGCCGGGCAAGGGGCGTATGAAAACCACGGGCAAGCTTGGCGATGTGATGAAGGAATCCATCGATGCGGCCAGTTCCTATGTGCGTTCTATCGCGCCCAAAATCGGCGTGCAGCCCCCGAAACTGGACGGATGGGATATCCATGTCCACGTTCCAGAAGGGGCGACCCCGAAAGATGGCCCCAGTGCAGGGATCGCGATGGTGACGTCTATCGTGTCGGTTCTGACCCAAACGCCCGTGCGCCGTGATATTGCGATGACGGGCGAGGTGACGCTTCGCGGCAATGTCTTGGCCATCGGTGGCCTGAAGGAGAAGTTGTTGGCCGCGTTGCGAGGGGGGATCAAAACAGTGCTGATCCCGCAGGAAAATGAAAAAGACCTGCCCGAAATCCCTGACAATGTGAAAGAGGGATTGGAAATTATCCCCGTGTCCCATGTCAGCGAGGTTCTCGCCAAGGCCTTGACCCGTCAGCCCGAACCGATTGATTGGGATGAGGAGGCAGAGGCCGCCGCCGCCGCACAGCGCGCGCTTGAGGCCGCAAAAGACAGCAGCGCCACAACCCATTAA
- a CDS encoding HU family DNA-binding protein has product MAPKSPKSTTDKAAAKPKPAVASVAAVIAPKSKATAKPSDKPALKAVTAAKSDSKPKTKIEALKRRALLEAVAMRVGVKRTDAREVMDAVLVEMAEALDQGRDLILPPFGKVMLRKDKDGQDGRPMVARIKLIEADKRGASARKPTKTKPLRSGARLTRRTPRRTGD; this is encoded by the coding sequence ATGGCACCAAAATCACCAAAATCCACGACGGATAAGGCGGCAGCGAAACCAAAACCTGCGGTGGCCTCGGTCGCGGCGGTGATCGCGCCCAAATCAAAAGCAACAGCAAAACCGTCTGACAAGCCCGCGCTCAAGGCCGTGACCGCCGCCAAATCTGACAGCAAACCCAAAACGAAGATTGAGGCGCTGAAGCGCCGCGCCCTGCTTGAGGCGGTTGCGATGCGGGTGGGTGTCAAACGCACGGATGCGCGCGAAGTCATGGATGCGGTTCTGGTCGAGATGGCCGAAGCCCTAGATCAAGGGCGCGACCTGATCCTGCCGCCATTTGGCAAGGTCATGTTGCGCAAAGATAAGGATGGTCAGGATGGGCGCCCGATGGTGGCGCGGATAAAACTGATCGAGGCTGATAAACGCGGTGCAAGCGCGAGGAAACCGACCAAGACTAAACCCTTGCGCAGTGGGGCGCGGCTGACTAGAAGAACTCCGCGCAGAACGGGTGATTAG
- a CDS encoding histidine phosphatase family protein gives MRRNFPIYLLRHGETEWNNEHRFQGWLDSALTPNGVVQAQTQGRLLQEMISRQGYDAVTDFRTSPLGRAARSARLIARAYPDLPTLVQDARLREVNMGQWQGLTRAEVQANWPVRFDTEAQVYRHSLLTQGGETRAALEARLQDLVADLKGPSLLVSHGVVIQTLRGLLRGLDPDQTASLGHAQGGVYVITANGGEVKIGF, from the coding sequence ATGCGGCGAAATTTTCCGATATATTTGCTGCGCCATGGGGAAACCGAATGGAATAACGAGCATCGGTTTCAAGGTTGGCTCGACTCTGCGCTTACCCCCAATGGGGTTGTGCAGGCGCAGACGCAAGGTCGTTTGTTGCAGGAAATGATCAGCCGCCAAGGCTATGACGCAGTGACAGATTTCCGAACCAGTCCGCTTGGGCGCGCGGCACGCAGCGCGCGGTTGATTGCGCGGGCCTATCCCGATTTGCCGACCCTCGTGCAAGACGCGCGTCTGCGCGAGGTGAATATGGGGCAATGGCAGGGGCTTACGCGGGCCGAGGTGCAGGCGAATTGGCCTGTGCGCTTTGACACCGAGGCGCAGGTCTATCGTCATTCTCTCTTGACCCAAGGGGGCGAAACGCGCGCGGCCCTTGAGGCGCGTCTGCAGGATCTGGTGGCTGATTTGAAGGGGCCAAGCCTATTGGTCAGCCATGGCGTTGTGATCCAAACCTTGCGCGGCCTTTTGCGCGGGCTAGACCCTGACCAAACGGCATCTTTGGGCCATGCGCAGGGCGGGGTTTATGTGATTACCGCCAATGGGGGTGAGGTGAAGATTGGGTTTTGA